Proteins encoded together in one Falco peregrinus isolate bFalPer1 chromosome 2, bFalPer1.pri, whole genome shotgun sequence window:
- the MRPL35 gene encoding 39S ribosomal protein L35, mitochondrial, translated as MAAARGAVAGILGRWAGRWAAVGRALPGLSAWRFAQVWAPTAAPLWRPRLPGRALSAGGTPSLLGSVTSLLPSILQQPARTLTYCSLRNGKRKSVKSVVKRFLRLHNGLWVRRKSGYKKKLWKKSASQRKRLRELMLCTRTQCKLLDKMTTSFWKRRNWYVDDPYQKYHDRTNLRM; from the exons ATGGCGGCGGCGCGCGGGGCCGTGGCGG GGATCCTGGGCCGCTGGGCCGGCCGCTGGGCCGCCGTGGGCCGCGCTCTCCCCGGCCTCTCGGCCTGGCGCTTCGCGCAGGTGTGGGCACCGACGGCGGCCCCGCTGTGGAGACCGCGGCTGCCCGGGAGGGCCCTGTCCGCGGGAGGCACCCCCTCGCTCCTCGGCAG TGTCACATCTCTGCTTCCGAGTATCCTTCAACAGCCAGCGAGGACTCTCACTTACTGTAGCTTACGgaatggaaagaggaaaagcgTGAAATCTGTCGTCAAGAGGTTTCTCCGGCTGCACAATGGCCTTTGGGTTAGGAGAAAG TCTGGTTATAAGAAGAAACTGTGGAAGAAGTCAGCATCTCAGAGGAAGCGTTTGAGAGAGCTGATGTTGTGCACTAGAACACAATGTAAGCTCCTTGATAAAATGACCacttctttctggaaaagaagaaattggtATGTTGATGATCCCTACCAGAAGTATCACGATCGCACAAATCTTCGTATGTAG